The window CCTTTGAAGCAACTTTTTATAATGAGGAGAAAGCAAAAGAAAGAGCCAAGACATTCCCTATAATGGAAGATGAGATTGCCGCATGTCTTGTGAAAGCAAGAGGGAACTATAAGGTATTACTAGCGTTTTTAAAAGAGAGTACACAAGATACCCTATACTGGAAGGTTCAGCTGCTGCTATCACTGCCACAAAAAGATTTATCCGATATCAAGCTAGCAGTATTAGAGGATCATTTCACCGTAGCGTATGCCTATAGACGTAAACATGAAGAAGCGTTATTTGTGCAGGAAGTGATGCATCCAAGAATTTGGATAGAAAATATCACCTCCTACCGTCAGGGAATTTGTGGTTATTTCACACTAGCCCAAAAAGAGAGCTTCATAGAAAACCCGTTGCGTGTGAAAAAATGGATCACATCAACGATACGTGTATACCATGACAGGGAATATTCAAATTTAAATACCTCGCCTCTTGGTGTACTTAAGACAAAAGGTGGTAACCCCATTTCTCATAAAATATTGTTTGTAGCCATTTTAAGAAGTTTAGGTATACCAGCTCGTATTGAAAAGTTCGATGGCAAATTGGCTTTCTATCATGACCATAAGTGGGTATACATCCATGATGATCAAGAGATTAAGCCAGAAGCATATGGGGTACTGACACTCACAAGAGAAAAAGACAGCCATCTGGAGTACTATAAAAACTACACTGTATCCCGTTTAGAGAAGGGACACTACAAGACATTGGAGCTGGAAGATGTGTCTTGGACTGATAATCAGGTCGTATACCCTGTAGAAGCAGGCCATTATCGTGTCATTACCACCAATAGGCAGCATAATGAATCCAATAAGGTGCGGGTAAATTATTGCCACATTGACCCAGATACCACAACCACCATACCACTTATACTAAGTGCAAGTGATAATGAAAAAGCAAAAGTAGCCATGCCCAATTATTCATTAGTGACACGTGATAACACGAAAACATCCTTGTTTGATGCATTAACATCCCGAGCCATTGTATGTTGGATAGAGCCAGGGGCTGAGCCAACAGAGCATTTGCTTAATGAAATGATCGAACTTCAAGACGCTTACAATCAACTACCATGGCATGTGCTCTTATTGATTCGTGATAAAGAAGGCTACAAGGACCCTACATTAATAAAAACCTGTCAACACATGCCATCCATTCAAGTATGTGTGGAAGAGTCTTTTGACCTTGAGAAACTGTATCAAGGGTTTCAGGAAGAAGAACATCGATTACCTTTGGCATTGGTCATAGAAAACCAAGAAGGTATTTATAGTTTCTGTGGGTATCAAGTTGGGATGGGTCAATTACTCATCAAGAGTATTAACGATTAAATTTGTTAGCTAACAATTACCTAATTTCTTGCGAAGGAATTTTCAAAATGTTATAATGTAAAAAATGATAAGCCTTCGAAGGAGAAATTTACATGAAAAAAAAGAAACGGGTAACGATGCAGGATATTGCAGATGCATTAGGTGTAAGTAAGGTAACAGTTTCAAAAGCATTAAATGATAAAGATGGTGTAGGTCCCGAATTGAAAGAAGATATCTTACAAACAGCAGAAGCCTTTGGCTATCAATTAACAAAAAAAAATATAGAGGATGTCAAAGAACCTAAAAATATTGTGATTTTTTTAGACCATAAGTATTTCAGTGAAGATACAAAAGCCTATTTTTATGTAAAAATGTATCATATGATTGCAAAGTACTTGAGTGAAATGGGTTTTATCGGTACATTGTCCACGGTTAACCCCATGGATCATGGTAAGGAGTTAGAAAAAACATTAGAAAGTCAAAATACCGATGGCATCATTATTTTAGGTAATTTAGAAGAAGAGTTTTTAATGAAAGTACGCCAGGTGAATCTACCCAGAGTATTTGTGGATTATTATGATGAATGGTGCAATACGGATTGTGTGTTATCAGAAAATATATATAGTACCTATGAAATCACCAAGCACTTACTGAATTATGGTCATCACGCTATTGGATTTGTTGGTTCGATTACTGTCACCCAGAGTATATCGGATCGTTATTTAGGTTATTCAAGAGCATTAATGGAAAGAAAAATAGGGATTAGACAAGATTGGATTATAGAAGATCGGGATTTTCATAATGAAGC is drawn from Vallitalea pronyensis and contains these coding sequences:
- a CDS encoding LacI family DNA-binding transcriptional regulator produces the protein MKKKKRVTMQDIADALGVSKVTVSKALNDKDGVGPELKEDILQTAEAFGYQLTKKNIEDVKEPKNIVIFLDHKYFSEDTKAYFYVKMYHMIAKYLSEMGFIGTLSTVNPMDHGKELEKTLESQNTDGIIILGNLEEEFLMKVRQVNLPRVFVDYYDEWCNTDCVLSENIYSTYEITKHLLNYGHHAIGFVGSITVTQSISDRYLGYSRALMERKIGIRQDWIIEDRDFHNEAIDFHLPEAMPTAFVCNCDETAYRFIKTLNQKGYQVPDDVSIVSFDNDIYAEISEPKLTTVAVDIEGIARTTVKLIKRKVKQLPSYTKAVSMVNGKIIFRDSVAKK